TATTCTATTCTTCTATTTATAGAAATAGTTGAGAAATAAATTTTCACTTTTTTACATTCTTTTCAGGACACAGtacgaaaattaacctttaaattCCACTAAGTCCACGGGAAACACCCGTAACACTCATACTAAAAAGGTGCCCTTTTCAACCAAAATGTTTGACTCTTAAACTAAAATTCCTCTTTCACAGCTACGAAACCTCTAACGGCATCAAGCAGGAGGAGCAAGGTCAGCTCGCGAACGTCGGCACCGAGAACGAGGCCATCCAAGTCCGCGGACAGTTCTCCTACGTGGGGCCCGATGGCGTCGCCTACTCCGTCACTTACGTCGCCGACGAGAACGGCTTCCAGCCCCAGGGCGCTCACATCCCCAAAGCTGCTTAAGTTTGCTAGATCCCCTGTATAACCTGGCTGTTAATAAAGTTTTtctgttttaattttatgtttctgttttattttttaaacatgatcGCAGGCGTGTTATGGATagttttatccacgtgataagaTAACCGTCACTTTTTAAAACGCGATTAAAGATTACGGACATTGTTATTATCACGCTATCATGTAGACAAGAGTCACATATTatcatcatatccgtactggggcCGTAGCCAAGGAAACAATCAtgatcaacttttttttaatggcttCTGACCAAAGCAAAGTTATACAACGAATTAAACAGCGGAGGGTTAGTACAATCAAGTGTAAAATACCGGTACACTAATTCTTCATTATCTGCACTTTCATGTTAGTTATCGTTGTCTAAGTATTCACAACAAAAgcattcttgagcttaccgtggggcttggtaaatttttgtaaaaatgacctagtatatatattatttattaataatatcgaAAAACAGGAGTGGTGTGGTGAGTCAGTGGTGAGCAGATtccttattatagttttttaattaaatggtaTATCCTTGAGATTTGAATTTGACATTTAACTATTTTAGACAAACAAGATTGTTATATTCAGTGAATTATAATTTAGTCATGACCTAATGACTGCATTGCCGCCTTAGTAGGCAAATCTAGTGATTTGAATgattaaaacttgaaaatctaaAAGTCAATATTGTGGCAAtgaaaataacatatttttgaattattattGATAACCCCTAAGGTGCACCCAGATCTAATTTAAAGCCAGATCTAATTTTATTTAGAATATGTGTGTGaacacgcgccatgttgcggaatttcactggaactaattttttcatactatactgaactgtcaccctttacattagaataacagcgccatcttgacaatcatcataaatcataatatatgTGTACGTATTACTAGTCAGTCTTTTCAGGGTTTTTGGTGGAAACGGTATACTATCACGTCGATCCCATTTCTTTTAGATCAGGATCTGATGTTGGCGTCCTAGAAAAGTTggaactattaaaataatattgcgACACTATTAGCGGTTTGGCTATTTTTAACCACCGAcccaaaaagaggggtgttattatatttgacgccaatttctgtctgtctctctgtctgtctgtgacaccgtagctctccaacggatggaccgatttcggTGCGGTTTTTTACCGTGATagcgagtttccttgcggtggttcttagctatgtttgataGAAAACTATCCAGcatttgaagagtatcagctcttttctaaaataaatacttaatgtctgggtaaccgagcttcgctcgtaaaacatataaaaactcgaaaatgcgcgttttcccagagataagacctagctagatcgatttttcgccctcgaaaacccccatatagcaaatttcatcgaaatcgttagagccgtttccgagatccccgaaatatatataaataaataaacaagaattgctcgtttaaaggtattagattagatagatagattattaaaaataaaatggttatttttggGACATTAATGTAGggtgttaatttt
This portion of the Cydia amplana chromosome 7, ilCydAmpl1.1, whole genome shotgun sequence genome encodes:
- the LOC134649343 gene encoding flexible cuticle protein 12-like, translated to MKSFIVFALIVAAVAAAPQNPADAGAKILRNDLDNIGIEGYQYAYETSNGIKQEEQGQLANVGTENEAIQVRGQFSYVGPDGVAYSVTYVADENGFQPQGAHIPKAA